The genomic region ACCACTTTTTGTCCGTTCTGCAAGGGTGAATTAATCGTGCGCGATTGGTATGAAATTAAACAATATCATTTAACGTCTGACGGACATTGCGCCAATTGTAATGCCGCAATTGCAGGTCATTATGATCAATTTTCCGCTCAATTCGGCCGACAGCGTATTCCGGTCAGAATGGGAACAGCGGTATGACAATGCTAAGATTCGGCTGCTCCGGGAGAATTTCCAGACAAGCATTGTAGTACAGCAATCACCAGTTAGTTACCGAATATTAGCGTTAAAGATAATATCTCTATAATTAATTATAAATAAGTAATTTTATTTATCTGTTTTATTCAGGTTCATCGATCATGAATTGAAAACCTGCATCATTCAAGTCATCCAGCTCTAGCGCACTATCTACCTCGGTTTCAGCTTCTAACCAATCTTGTACCATATCGGTATCATTATTGCTAAATCCCCGTTTTTCGGCGCGGTAATAGGCTGAGGTTGCAATTGCTTCCTCGCGATCCATTAATTGATCTTTATGGGTTATCGGATTGGTCAGT from Nitrosomonas ureae harbors:
- a CDS encoding DUF2934 domain-containing protein, with protein sequence MPSKLNEMVSKKSHTKLSKNERNILTNPITHKDQLMDREEAIATSAYYRAEKRGFSNNDTDMVQDWLEAETEVDSALELDDLNDAGFQFMIDEPE